In a single window of the Saccharothrix australiensis genome:
- a CDS encoding VOC family protein, giving the protein MPDNAIGPNFLTLQVRDVERSVRFYTELVGFPAAESSKNPDAVVLETRPIKVALRRAGIDLDAVPRLGWGVVLWIKAEDPDGLAAKLAAADVTITKPPCDGFCGREFQFRDPDGYELTVYEG; this is encoded by the coding sequence GTGCCCGACAACGCGATCGGCCCGAACTTCCTGACCCTCCAGGTCCGCGACGTGGAGAGGTCCGTCCGCTTCTACACCGAACTGGTGGGGTTCCCGGCGGCGGAGTCGTCCAAGAACCCCGACGCCGTCGTGCTGGAGACCCGGCCGATCAAGGTCGCGCTGCGCAGGGCCGGGATCGACCTGGACGCCGTGCCCCGGCTCGGCTGGGGCGTGGTGCTGTGGATCAAGGCCGAGGACCCGGACGGGCTCGCGGCGAAGTTGGCGGCGGCCGACGTCACCATCACCAAGCCGCCGTGCGACGGGTTCTGCGGCCGGGAGTTCCAGTTCCGCGACCCCGACGGCTACGAGCTGACCGTCTACGAGGGCTGA
- a CDS encoding helix-turn-helix transcriptional regulator encodes MGEFMRTVKTLLVEREPALSELRRSLRSTAAGSGCCSVVEGPAGIGKTSLLRAAAEEAAALDLTVLEGRATELDSGVPLASLRAALGSLSHQAVSGPESAGNPLRLVDRLGDLIDRSAARRPLLIVLDDTHWADELSALVMRVLIPAVDSSPVMWLLARRPAFARGHAQDTADWLLREGALRLSLEPLSEQGVRTLCRRVLDAEPDASLLALAARTGGNPFLLDELLGTLLDTGQVTVEDGVATLTGDRLGDTFLSAVHHRLRDLSDEARQVLDAAAVLGKPFTVHEVSRLVGRSVPTVVRAVNEAIGAAILVAGQDVLRFRHDLVREALYHRLPGPVRHALHREAACVVRAEGATPTEVLEHVIRSAPPAAPPPRSDRGVPVPRADPDAPRHAPGPRAGGAAGGTAGRSTALAERAGAVPVPARPGAPAGLDADSGVDRLLGLAVALSAVGGTARPPAHPACPSAAGPRGAPANAGLLATHAHALLGSGDVVNADAVAASAVEAGVLTGDHAAVAVAAVARSTAARVTGNLTAALDHAASAVEASERTGEHPPARLPRLWRAAAHAAVDDFAAAERELARVTGDADPEGTWWPQPLWHRERADLRYAQGRLDDAAAEAETGFLACERLGVAPLGLPLLALSARIAVRRDDLAPARGYLRRADDLVGPGLTAHPEDLPFAKAVLRASLGQPAAALAAVAPVVERLPARVLLLTREPAAGPWLIRLALAADVPHVAGAVADALRGLAERNPDAASLRAAADQARALRVGDLKLFQQAVAGFRRASRPLALAAALVDLGTAELASGRRGGAVAALEEAARHYAECGAKRDLAAVQKVLRRLGAPRRCAAEPGGGDLGWSSLTQSELRVARLVAQGLTNREVAAKLHLSPHTVDSHLRHSFVKLGITSRVDLTRLVIAHDDGPGAAPSPPGAADSLTRQAEQHF; translated from the coding sequence ATGGGGGAATTCATGCGGACGGTCAAAACTTTGCTGGTCGAGCGCGAACCGGCGTTATCCGAATTGCGGCGGTCGCTCCGGTCCACGGCCGCGGGCAGCGGTTGCTGCTCGGTGGTGGAGGGCCCGGCGGGCATCGGCAAGACCAGCCTGCTCCGAGCCGCGGCGGAGGAGGCCGCCGCGCTCGACCTGACCGTGCTGGAGGGCCGGGCGACCGAATTGGACAGCGGGGTGCCGCTGGCCTCGCTGCGCGCGGCGCTGGGCTCGCTGTCGCACCAGGCGGTCAGCGGTCCGGAGTCGGCGGGGAACCCGCTGCGGCTGGTCGACCGGCTCGGCGACCTGATCGACCGGAGCGCGGCGCGCCGGCCGCTGTTGATCGTGCTCGACGACACGCACTGGGCCGACGAGCTGTCCGCGCTGGTCATGCGCGTGCTCATCCCGGCGGTCGACTCGTCGCCGGTGATGTGGCTGCTCGCCCGCCGGCCGGCCTTCGCGCGCGGCCACGCCCAGGACACCGCGGACTGGCTGCTCCGGGAGGGCGCGCTGCGGCTGAGCCTGGAACCGCTGTCCGAGCAGGGGGTGCGCACGCTGTGCCGGCGCGTCCTGGACGCCGAGCCGGACGCCTCCCTGCTCGCCCTGGCCGCCCGCACCGGCGGCAACCCCTTCCTCCTCGACGAGCTGCTCGGCACCCTGCTGGACACCGGGCAGGTCACCGTCGAGGACGGGGTGGCGACGCTGACCGGCGACCGGCTCGGGGACACCTTCCTCAGCGCCGTCCACCACCGGCTGCGCGACCTGTCCGACGAGGCGCGGCAGGTGCTGGACGCGGCGGCGGTGCTGGGCAAGCCGTTCACCGTGCACGAGGTCTCCCGGCTGGTCGGCCGGTCCGTGCCGACGGTGGTGCGGGCCGTCAACGAGGCCATCGGCGCGGCGATCCTGGTCGCCGGGCAGGACGTGTTGCGCTTCCGGCACGACCTCGTCCGCGAGGCGCTGTACCACCGGCTGCCCGGCCCGGTCCGCCACGCGCTGCACCGGGAGGCCGCGTGCGTCGTGCGGGCGGAGGGCGCGACGCCGACCGAGGTGCTCGAACACGTCATCCGGAGCGCGCCGCCCGCCGCGCCGCCGCCCCGCTCGGACCGGGGCGTCCCGGTGCCCCGCGCCGACCCGGACGCGCCGCGGCACGCGCCGGGACCGCGCGCCGGCGGTGCGGCGGGCGGGACGGCGGGCCGGTCGACCGCGCTCGCCGAGCGAGCCGGCGCGGTGCCGGTCCCGGCGCGGCCGGGCGCACCCGCCGGCCTCGACGCGGACTCCGGGGTCGACCGGCTGCTGGGGCTCGCCGTCGCGCTGTCGGCGGTCGGCGGGACCGCGCGCCCGCCCGCGCACCCGGCGTGCCCGTCCGCCGCCGGCCCGCGCGGCGCCCCGGCCAACGCCGGCCTGCTGGCCACGCACGCGCACGCCCTGCTCGGCTCCGGCGACGTCGTCAACGCCGACGCCGTCGCCGCCTCGGCGGTCGAGGCGGGCGTCCTCACCGGCGACCACGCGGCGGTCGCGGTGGCGGCGGTGGCCCGGAGCACGGCCGCGCGCGTCACCGGGAACCTCACCGCGGCGCTCGACCACGCGGCTTCGGCCGTCGAGGCGTCAGAACGCACCGGCGAGCACCCGCCGGCGCGCCTGCCGAGGCTGTGGCGCGCCGCCGCGCACGCGGCGGTGGACGACTTCGCCGCGGCCGAGCGGGAACTGGCGCGCGTCACCGGCGACGCGGACCCGGAGGGCACGTGGTGGCCGCAGCCGCTGTGGCACCGCGAGCGGGCGGACCTGCGGTACGCCCAGGGCCGCCTGGACGACGCGGCGGCCGAGGCCGAGACCGGGTTCCTGGCCTGCGAGCGGCTCGGCGTCGCACCGCTGGGCCTGCCGCTGCTCGCCCTGTCGGCGCGGATCGCGGTGCGGCGCGACGACCTCGCGCCCGCCCGCGGCTACCTCCGCCGGGCCGACGACCTGGTCGGCCCCGGCCTCACCGCCCACCCGGAGGACCTGCCGTTCGCCAAGGCCGTGCTGCGGGCGTCGCTCGGGCAACCGGCGGCGGCGCTGGCCGCGGTGGCGCCGGTGGTCGAGCGGCTGCCGGCGCGCGTCCTGCTGCTGACGCGGGAACCGGCCGCCGGACCGTGGCTGATCCGCCTGGCGCTGGCCGCCGACGTGCCGCACGTGGCCGGCGCGGTCGCCGACGCGCTGCGCGGCCTCGCCGAGCGGAACCCGGACGCCGCGTCCCTGCGCGCCGCCGCCGACCAGGCGCGGGCGCTGCGCGTCGGCGACCTGAAGCTGTTCCAGCAGGCGGTGGCGGGCTTCCGGCGCGCGTCCAGGCCGCTCGCGCTGGCCGCCGCGCTGGTCGACCTGGGCACCGCCGAGCTGGCCTCCGGACGGCGCGGTGGCGCGGTGGCGGCGTTGGAGGAGGCGGCGCGGCACTACGCCGAGTGCGGCGCGAAGCGCGACCTCGCCGCCGTGCAGAAGGTGCTGCGCCGGCTGGGCGCGCCGCGGCGGTGCGCCGCGGAGCCGGGCGGCGGTGACCTCGGCTGGTCCAGCCTCACCCAGTCGGAGCTGCGGGTGGCGCGCCTGGTGGCGCAGGGCCTGACCAACCGCGAGGTGGCGGCGAAGCTGCACCTGTCGCCCCACACGGTCGACAGCCACCTGCGGCACAGCTTCGTCAAGCTCGGCATCACCAGCCGGGTGGACCTGACGCGGCTGGTGATCGCCCACGACGACGGGCCCGGCGCGGCGCCGTCCCCACCCGGCGCGGCGGATTCCCTGACGCGCCAAGCGGAACAGCACTTCTGA